In Rhizobium oryzihabitans, one DNA window encodes the following:
- a CDS encoding vWA domain-containing protein, translating to MTVSAYQKLKRRFLADTNGNFGIMTAILLPVLLGFAGAGIELANVMQIKANLQNTADSAALAAATEARLKEGELTDEKIKEIARAFITTQLEKDLTEEEKKELEKNSPVSIGTTEDARGKTFTIQTTINYKVKLNPLLGFIGAKTLDIAATGTAKSTVNKGAPISMYLVLDRSGSMSFKTDTINTAKKSCPNYTASNWGKSESQVTSSPCYVNKATSLKTAVGFLVTTLNKADPTYTSGGSELVRTGASVYTHEAYAAQPIGWGTSGVLNYVDKQIPEFPSGGTDATSGLNAAYNALKKSNTAETTAHKTKKNESFERYIVLMTDGEMTGYSANWDSAIDQKVRNTCETAKKDGIKIFSVAFMAPDKGKSLLQYCASNLDNYYAPENMQQIVTAFGEIARKAAGSVATLTN from the coding sequence ATGACCGTCTCCGCCTATCAAAAACTGAAGCGCCGTTTCCTTGCCGACACCAACGGTAATTTCGGCATCATGACGGCAATATTGCTACCGGTGTTGCTTGGCTTTGCCGGCGCTGGAATAGAGCTGGCGAACGTGATGCAGATAAAAGCAAACTTGCAGAATACGGCGGATTCTGCCGCTCTTGCGGCCGCGACCGAGGCTCGTTTGAAAGAAGGCGAACTGACCGACGAAAAAATCAAGGAAATCGCTAGGGCATTCATCACCACCCAACTGGAAAAGGACCTGACCGAAGAAGAGAAAAAAGAACTTGAGAAGAATTCTCCGGTCAGCATCGGTACGACGGAAGATGCGCGCGGCAAGACCTTCACCATACAGACCACTATCAACTATAAGGTGAAGCTCAATCCGCTGCTCGGGTTCATAGGCGCGAAGACACTCGACATCGCGGCGACCGGTACCGCAAAAAGCACCGTCAACAAGGGTGCGCCAATTTCCATGTATCTGGTGCTCGACCGCTCGGGATCAATGTCTTTCAAGACGGATACTATCAATACCGCGAAAAAATCATGCCCGAACTACACTGCCAGCAACTGGGGCAAGAGTGAATCCCAAGTCACGTCCAGCCCATGCTACGTCAACAAGGCGACATCACTAAAAACCGCCGTTGGCTTTCTCGTGACAACCTTAAACAAGGCAGATCCAACATATACCAGCGGTGGTTCAGAACTCGTTCGAACAGGTGCCTCGGTTTATACTCATGAGGCCTATGCGGCTCAGCCCATCGGCTGGGGCACGAGCGGCGTTTTGAATTATGTCGATAAACAGATCCCGGAATTTCCATCAGGTGGCACTGACGCGACGAGCGGCCTGAACGCCGCTTACAACGCTCTTAAAAAATCCAATACAGCTGAAACAACCGCGCATAAGACTAAGAAAAACGAATCCTTCGAGCGCTACATCGTTCTCATGACGGACGGCGAAATGACGGGGTACAGCGCAAATTGGGATTCCGCCATAGATCAGAAGGTGCGCAATACCTGCGAAACGGCCAAGAAAGATGGCATCAAAATTTTCAGCGTGGCCTTCATGGCGCCTGACAAGGGCAAATCGCTCCTGCAATATTGCGCATCCAACCTCGACAATTATTACGCGCCCGAAAACATGCAGCAGATCGTCACCGCCTTCGGTGAAATCGCTCGCAAAGCCGCCGGCAGCGTAGCCACGCTGACAAATTGA
- the abc-f gene encoding ribosomal protection-like ABC-F family protein has product MIRIENISKSNSHRILYIEASAALNRGEKIGLVGPNGAGKTTLFRMITGEEQPDEGQVVAEKGMTIGYFNQDVGEMSGRSAVAEVMEGAGPVSEVAAELRQLEAAMSDPDRMDEMDAIIERYGEVQARYEELDGYALEGRAREVLDGLSFSQEMMDGDVGKLSGGWKMRVALARILLMRPDVMLLDEPSNHLDLESLIWLEDFLKNYDGALLMTSHDREFMNRIVTKIIEIDGGSLTTYSGDYGFYEQQRAQNEKQQQAQFERQQAMLAKEIKFIERFKARASHAAQVQSRVKKLDKIDRVEPPRRRQTVAFEFAPAPRSGEDVVALKKVNKAYGSRTIYGELDFMVRRKERWCIMGVNGAGKSTLLKLVTGTTEPDSGNVTLGASVKLGYFAQHAMDVLDGDSTILEWLEERFPKAGQAPLRALSGCFGFSGDDVEKRCRVLSGGEKARLVMAAMLFDPPNFLVLDEPTNHLDLDTKEMLIKALSQYEGTMLFVSHDRHFLAALSNRVLELTPDGIHQYGGGYTEYVESTGQEAPGLRS; this is encoded by the coding sequence ATGATCCGCATCGAAAATATCAGCAAGTCAAACAGTCACCGCATTCTTTACATCGAGGCCTCCGCCGCACTCAATCGCGGCGAGAAGATTGGCCTTGTCGGCCCGAACGGCGCTGGCAAGACCACGCTGTTCCGGATGATCACCGGAGAGGAACAGCCCGATGAGGGACAGGTCGTCGCCGAAAAGGGCATGACGATCGGCTACTTCAATCAGGATGTCGGCGAAATGTCCGGCCGCTCAGCCGTGGCCGAAGTCATGGAAGGCGCCGGCCCGGTCAGCGAAGTGGCGGCCGAGCTCAGGCAACTGGAAGCCGCCATGTCCGATCCCGACCGGATGGACGAGATGGACGCCATCATCGAACGTTACGGCGAAGTGCAGGCGCGGTATGAGGAGCTGGACGGATATGCGCTCGAAGGCCGTGCCCGCGAGGTTCTGGACGGTCTGAGCTTCAGCCAGGAGATGATGGACGGCGATGTCGGCAAACTTTCCGGCGGCTGGAAAATGCGCGTGGCGCTCGCCCGCATTCTTCTGATGCGACCGGACGTGATGCTGCTCGACGAACCCTCGAACCATCTCGATCTCGAAAGCCTGATCTGGCTCGAGGATTTTCTGAAGAACTACGACGGCGCGCTTTTGATGACCTCGCACGACCGCGAATTCATGAACCGCATCGTGACCAAGATCATCGAGATCGACGGCGGCAGCCTCACCACCTATTCCGGCGATTACGGCTTTTACGAACAGCAACGGGCGCAGAACGAAAAACAGCAGCAGGCGCAGTTCGAACGCCAGCAGGCCATGCTTGCCAAGGAAATCAAATTCATCGAGCGCTTCAAGGCGCGCGCCTCGCACGCCGCGCAGGTGCAGAGCCGCGTGAAGAAACTCGACAAGATCGACCGCGTCGAACCCCCACGCCGGCGTCAGACGGTCGCTTTCGAATTCGCACCTGCGCCCAGATCGGGCGAGGATGTCGTCGCGCTGAAGAAAGTGAATAAGGCCTATGGCAGCCGCACGATCTACGGCGAACTGGACTTCATGGTACGGCGCAAGGAACGCTGGTGCATCATGGGCGTCAACGGTGCCGGAAAATCGACATTGCTGAAACTGGTGACCGGCACAACCGAGCCAGATTCCGGCAATGTCACGCTCGGCGCCAGCGTCAAGCTCGGTTATTTCGCCCAGCATGCCATGGATGTTCTGGATGGTGACAGCACCATTCTGGAATGGCTGGAGGAGCGCTTTCCGAAAGCGGGCCAGGCGCCGCTGCGCGCGCTTTCCGGCTGTTTCGGCTTTTCCGGCGACGATGTGGAAAAACGCTGCCGCGTTCTCTCCGGCGGTGAAAAAGCCCGTCTCGTCATGGCCGCCATGCTGTTCGACCCGCCGAATTTCCTCGTGCTGGACGAGCCGACGAACCATCTCGACCTCGACACCAAGGAAATGCTGATCAAGGCCCTGTCGCAATATGAAGGCACGATGCTGTTCGTTTCCCACGATCGCCATTTCCTGGCCGCGCTTTCAAACCGGGTGCTGGAACTGACACCGGACGGAATCCACCAATATGGCGGCGGATACACGGAATATGTGGAAAGCACCGGACAGGAAGCGCCGGGCCTGCGCAGCTAA
- a CDS encoding 2-hydroxyacid dehydrogenase: MRIVVYSAKPYDRQFLDAAAGSGMRMQYCEARLSLETVALAKGAVAICAFVNDDLSRPVLEKLVEMGVRLVALRCAGFNQVDIAAAEKLGLTIARVPAYSPYAVAEHTMALILALNRKIHRAYNRVREGNFALDGLLGFDLHGKTVGIVGTGKIGAIFARIAAGFGCRIIGHDPYPNPDCEALGMVYVTREELFRTSDVLALMCPLTPETRHLIRRDTLPLLKKGVMLVNTSRGAIIDTRAAIAGLKDGTIGSLGIDVYEEEADLFFEDLSNDVLRDDVFARLLTFPNVLVTGHQGFFTHEALKNIADTTIGNVQSFFDTGKALHVVSTRQLAGPA, translated from the coding sequence ATGCGGATCGTCGTCTATAGCGCCAAACCCTATGACAGGCAGTTCCTTGACGCGGCCGCAGGGTCCGGCATGCGGATGCAATATTGCGAAGCACGGCTGTCTCTTGAAACGGTGGCACTGGCCAAGGGCGCTGTCGCGATCTGTGCCTTCGTCAACGATGATCTGTCGCGGCCCGTGCTGGAAAAACTGGTGGAGATGGGCGTGCGGCTCGTTGCGCTGCGCTGCGCCGGCTTCAATCAGGTCGATATCGCGGCTGCCGAAAAGCTGGGCCTGACCATTGCGCGCGTACCTGCCTATTCGCCCTATGCAGTCGCCGAACACACGATGGCGCTCATCCTGGCGCTCAACCGCAAGATTCACCGCGCCTATAACAGGGTGCGCGAAGGCAACTTCGCCCTGGATGGCCTGCTCGGTTTCGATCTTCACGGCAAGACGGTGGGCATCGTTGGTACCGGAAAGATCGGCGCGATTTTCGCACGCATTGCTGCCGGCTTCGGCTGCCGTATCATCGGCCATGATCCTTACCCAAATCCAGATTGCGAAGCCCTTGGCATGGTCTATGTCACCCGGGAGGAATTGTTCCGTACATCGGACGTTCTCGCGCTGATGTGCCCGCTCACGCCTGAGACCCGTCATCTGATCCGCCGGGATACATTGCCGCTCCTGAAGAAGGGCGTCATGCTCGTCAATACCAGCCGCGGGGCTATCATCGATACACGCGCCGCGATTGCGGGCCTGAAGGACGGCACGATCGGCAGTCTCGGAATCGATGTCTACGAGGAGGAGGCGGATCTCTTTTTCGAAGATCTTTCCAACGATGTGCTGCGCGACGACGTCTTTGCGCGATTGCTGACTTTCCCGAATGTTCTGGTCACCGGCCATCAGGGGTTCTTCACGCACGAAGCGCTCAAGAACATCGCAGACACCACGATCGGCAATGTGCAGAGCTTTTTCGACACCGGCAAAGCCCTGCACGTCGTTTCCACCCGGCAGCTGGCAGGCCCTGCCTGA
- a CDS encoding alpha-hydroxy acid oxidase: MQLKDCYNFHDFRRMAKQRLPGPIFNYIDGAADDEVTYRRNTAAFENCDLVPDVLRGVADVDMSVTVMGQKLAMPVYCSPTALQRLFHHQGERAVAAAAGKYGTMFGVSSLGTTSLEEARRISGGPQVYQFYFHKDRGLNRDMMARAKTAGVQTMMLTVDSITGGNRERDKRTGFAIPFKLNLSGIAQFAMKPAWGINYLTHERFSLPQLDGHIKMDGGALSISRYFTEMLDPSMNWDDVAQMVREWGGPFCLKGIMSVDDARRAVEIGCSGIVLSNHGGRQLDGSRSAFDQLAEIVDAVGDRIDVMMDGGVQRGTHVLKALSLGAKAVGLGRYYLFPLAAAGQPGVERALELMRIEIERDMKLMGCTTVDQLTRRNLRFRD, from the coding sequence ATGCAACTCAAGGACTGCTATAATTTCCACGATTTTCGCCGCATGGCGAAACAGCGTCTTCCCGGACCGATCTTCAACTACATTGATGGCGCTGCCGATGACGAGGTGACGTATCGACGAAACACGGCCGCTTTCGAGAATTGCGATCTCGTTCCCGACGTGTTGCGGGGGGTGGCGGATGTGGACATGTCTGTCACCGTCATGGGGCAGAAGCTGGCAATGCCGGTCTATTGTTCACCAACGGCGCTGCAGCGCCTCTTCCACCACCAGGGAGAGCGGGCGGTGGCGGCAGCGGCGGGAAAATACGGCACCATGTTCGGCGTCTCCTCGCTCGGCACCACCAGCCTCGAGGAAGCACGCCGCATCAGCGGCGGGCCGCAGGTCTATCAGTTCTATTTCCACAAGGATCGCGGCCTCAACCGCGATATGATGGCGCGCGCCAAGACTGCCGGCGTGCAGACGATGATGCTGACGGTAGACAGCATCACGGGTGGAAACCGCGAGCGGGACAAGCGCACCGGCTTTGCCATTCCCTTCAAGCTCAATCTTTCCGGCATCGCGCAATTCGCCATGAAACCGGCATGGGGGATCAATTACCTCACGCATGAGCGCTTCAGCCTGCCGCAGCTTGACGGCCACATCAAAATGGATGGTGGCGCGCTTTCCATCAGCCGCTATTTCACCGAGATGCTCGACCCTTCCATGAACTGGGACGATGTGGCGCAGATGGTGCGCGAATGGGGCGGGCCCTTCTGCCTGAAGGGGATCATGTCCGTCGATGACGCAAGACGCGCGGTCGAGATCGGCTGCAGCGGCATCGTGCTCTCCAATCATGGCGGCCGCCAGCTCGATGGCTCCCGCAGCGCCTTCGACCAGCTCGCCGAGATTGTCGACGCGGTCGGTGACCGGATCGATGTCATGATGGATGGCGGCGTGCAGCGCGGAACCCATGTGCTCAAAGCACTGTCACTGGGCGCGAAAGCCGTTGGGCTCGGCCGCTATTACCTTTTTCCGCTCGCTGCCGCCGGACAGCCCGGTGTGGAGCGGGCTCTCGAACTAATGCGCATCGAAATCGAGCGCGATATGAAGCTTATGGGCTGCACCACCGTCGACCAGCTGACACGCCGGAACCTTCGTTTTCGCGACTAA
- a CDS encoding GNAT family N-acetyltransferase yields MGGDFAGTDLPPSAVHALIEIDACPGITARDLGKLLRLEKSSVSRMLRKLVLSGDVREETDDEDSRIKRLHLSGQGQERAGAIHSFANRQVSSALTRLTPADGHTILEGLRLYADALGGRSDNAAPTIDIVEGYRPGLIARITQMHALYYARTSGFGQRFESIVAEGLASFCNRLENPKNAIWVAMRGQEIIGSVAIDGEDLGPGVAHLRWFIVDDGVRGGGVGRRLLATALAFADENAFDETHLWTFNGLLAARHLYEAHGFACVEEHPGSQWGSEVLEQRFVRQLNGMPAPRG; encoded by the coding sequence ATGGGCGGAGACTTCGCTGGCACCGACTTGCCGCCCTCTGCGGTGCATGCCCTGATCGAAATCGACGCATGCCCGGGCATCACGGCGCGTGATCTCGGCAAGCTGCTTCGGCTTGAGAAATCCAGCGTCAGCCGCATGCTTCGCAAACTCGTTCTGTCCGGCGACGTCCGGGAAGAGACGGACGATGAAGATAGTCGTATCAAGCGGCTGCATCTCTCTGGACAAGGGCAGGAACGGGCCGGCGCCATTCACAGCTTTGCAAACAGGCAGGTGTCGAGCGCGCTGACGCGGCTCACGCCGGCGGACGGCCATACGATCCTCGAAGGACTTCGCCTTTACGCCGATGCGCTGGGAGGCCGGAGCGACAACGCGGCTCCCACCATCGATATCGTCGAAGGCTATAGACCAGGCCTCATTGCCCGCATCACCCAGATGCACGCGCTTTATTATGCCCGGACATCGGGCTTCGGCCAACGCTTCGAATCCATTGTGGCTGAAGGCCTCGCCTCCTTTTGCAACCGTCTGGAAAACCCGAAAAATGCAATCTGGGTCGCAATGCGGGGACAGGAGATCATCGGCTCCGTCGCAATCGATGGCGAGGATCTGGGGCCGGGTGTGGCGCATCTGCGCTGGTTCATCGTCGATGACGGCGTGCGCGGCGGCGGTGTCGGGCGCAGGCTGCTGGCAACCGCACTCGCCTTTGCGGATGAAAATGCCTTCGATGAGACCCATCTATGGACGTTCAACGGCCTTTTGGCCGCACGGCATCTTTACGAGGCCCATGGTTTCGCATGTGTCGAAGAACATCCGGGCAGCCAATGGGGAAGCGAGGTTCTGGAGCAGCGTTTTGTCAGGCAACTCAACGGCATGCCCGCCCCGCGCGGCTGA
- a CDS encoding Lrp/AsnC family transcriptional regulator: MSIAKYIPDELDRQIIAHLRVDGRASLAKLSDVLGVARGTVQNRLDRLTETGTLLGFTVRVREDYDDRAVHAVMMIEVMGKSTTQVIRKLRGIAEISSLHTTNGNWDLVANIRAGSLSDFDRVLREVRMIDGVSNSETSLLLSSV; the protein is encoded by the coding sequence ATGAGCATCGCAAAATACATACCTGATGAGCTCGACCGGCAAATCATTGCCCATCTGCGGGTCGACGGCCGCGCTTCGCTGGCCAAGCTCTCGGATGTGCTGGGTGTGGCGCGCGGAACGGTTCAAAACAGGCTGGACCGCTTGACGGAAACCGGCACGCTGCTTGGTTTCACCGTGCGGGTGCGCGAGGATTATGATGACCGGGCGGTGCATGCGGTCATGATGATAGAGGTGATGGGTAAATCCACCACGCAGGTCATCCGCAAGCTGCGTGGCATCGCAGAGATTTCCTCGCTGCACACCACCAACGGCAATTGGGACCTTGTGGCAAACATCCGCGCCGGAAGCCTCTCGGATTTCGATCGCGTGCTGCGAGAGGTCCGCATGATAGACGGCGTCTCAAATAGCGAAACCAGCCTTTTGCTCAGCAGCGTTTGA
- a CDS encoding ornithine cyclodeaminase produces MPLSPSAKALIPFVSVENMMRLVHHIGIEQMLVELTDAIEADFRRWQCFDKTSRVASHSREGVIELMPTSDGEIYGFKYVNGHPKNMADGLQTVTAFGLLASVSNGYPVLLTEMTLLTALRTAATSAMAARHLAPKGTRVMAMIGNGAQAEFQALAMKAVIGIEEVRLYDIDPRATEKTAANLSGSGLTVAPCKSAQTAIEGAGIITTCTADKQYATILTDNMVGAGVHINAIGGDCPGKTELHRDILLRADTFVEYPPQTRIEGEIQQMDPDYPVTELWKVILGEAEGRRDARQITLFDSVGFAIEDFSALRYVRGKLEGSSFYQEIDIIADPDDPRDLFGMLQRARS; encoded by the coding sequence ATGCCCCTGTCCCCGTCCGCAAAAGCCCTGATCCCTTTCGTCAGTGTCGAGAACATGATGCGCCTCGTGCATCATATCGGCATCGAGCAGATGCTCGTCGAGCTTACCGATGCCATAGAGGCTGATTTTCGCCGTTGGCAGTGCTTCGACAAGACCTCGCGCGTCGCCTCCCATTCGCGAGAAGGCGTCATTGAGCTGATGCCGACGTCCGACGGCGAAATCTACGGCTTCAAATATGTAAACGGCCATCCGAAAAACATGGCCGATGGGCTTCAGACAGTCACCGCCTTTGGCCTGCTTGCATCCGTCTCCAACGGTTATCCGGTACTTTTGACGGAGATGACCCTGCTGACGGCGCTGCGCACCGCCGCCACCTCGGCAATGGCCGCCCGGCATCTGGCGCCGAAGGGCACCCGGGTCATGGCGATGATCGGCAACGGAGCGCAGGCGGAATTCCAGGCGCTGGCAATGAAGGCGGTGATCGGCATCGAGGAAGTACGCCTTTACGATATCGATCCCCGCGCCACTGAAAAGACGGCCGCGAACCTGAGTGGGAGCGGCCTGACCGTAGCCCCGTGCAAATCGGCCCAGACCGCGATCGAGGGCGCCGGCATCATCACCACCTGCACCGCAGACAAGCAATATGCGACGATCCTGACCGACAATATGGTCGGCGCTGGTGTACACATTAACGCCATCGGTGGCGATTGCCCCGGCAAGACGGAACTGCACAGGGATATTCTGCTGCGCGCCGATACCTTCGTCGAATACCCGCCGCAGACGCGCATCGAGGGCGAAATCCAGCAGATGGACCCGGATTATCCGGTGACCGAGCTTTGGAAAGTGATCCTTGGCGAAGCCGAAGGCCGGCGAGACGCGCGCCAGATCACCCTGTTCGACAGCGTCGGTTTCGCCATCGAGGATTTCTCCGCGCTACGTTACGTGCGCGGAAAACTTGAGGGCTCCAGCTTCTATCAGGAGATCGACATCATCGCCGATCCCGATGACCCACGCGACCTCTTCGGCATGCTGCAACGCGCCCGGAGCTGA
- the ctlX gene encoding citrulline utilization hydrolase CtlX produces the protein MKKTYSIQAPAAVVMVRPHHFTVNTETAADNRFQATPASGEDLSAIAHREITRAAQMLESHGVAVHLFEDESTRTPDSVFPNNWFSTHAGGHVAIYPMKAESRRLERRQDVIEMLKSRYRVQDIIDYSGLEPDGLFLEGTGAMVLDHIDRVAYAVRSDRTDPIALERFSTHFNFEPMVFDARDEAGVPVYHTNVLMCIGTDYAMIGLDMIADENRRTEIVTRLERSGRRVIGLSNAQIRSFAGNALELQGRDGRILALSTTAYASLTAEQVAAIRESAVPVALDIPTIEKAGGSVRCTLAGIHLTPR, from the coding sequence ATGAAAAAAACCTATTCCATTCAGGCTCCGGCCGCAGTCGTCATGGTGCGGCCGCACCATTTCACGGTTAATACCGAGACCGCAGCCGACAACCGCTTTCAGGCGACACCGGCCAGCGGCGAAGACCTCAGCGCGATTGCCCATCGTGAAATCACCCGCGCCGCTCAAATGCTGGAAAGCCATGGCGTAGCAGTGCACCTCTTCGAGGACGAAAGCACGCGGACGCCCGACTCGGTCTTTCCCAACAACTGGTTTTCCACCCATGCGGGCGGCCATGTCGCCATCTATCCGATGAAGGCGGAAAGCCGCAGGCTTGAGCGCCGCCAGGATGTCATCGAGATGCTGAAGAGCCGCTACCGCGTTCAGGACATCATCGATTATTCCGGCCTTGAGCCCGACGGCCTTTTTCTTGAAGGCACAGGCGCCATGGTGCTCGATCACATCGACCGTGTCGCTTACGCCGTGCGCTCCGACCGCACCGATCCGATTGCGCTCGAACGATTCTCGACCCATTTCAACTTCGAACCGATGGTATTCGATGCCCGTGACGAGGCGGGCGTGCCGGTCTATCACACCAATGTCCTCATGTGCATCGGCACGGATTACGCGATGATCGGTCTCGACATGATCGCCGACGAGAACCGTCGCACGGAAATCGTTACCCGGCTTGAACGTTCGGGGCGGCGGGTCATCGGCCTCAGCAACGCTCAGATCCGCAGCTTCGCCGGCAATGCGCTCGAGTTGCAGGGCCGCGATGGCCGCATCCTTGCGCTCTCAACCACGGCATACGCCTCGCTGACGGCGGAGCAGGTAGCCGCAATCCGCGAAAGCGCGGTTCCAGTGGCGCTGGATATACCCACCATTGAAAAGGCCGGCGGTTCGGTGCGCTGCACGCTTGCCGGTATTCATCTGACACCACGGTAA
- a CDS encoding L-idonate 5-dehydrogenase, translating into MKAVVIHGAKDLRIEERQAEQPGPGQVDVAIEAGGICGSDLHYYNHGGFGTVRVREPMILGHEVAGTIKALGEGVSHLAVGDRVAVSPSRPCNHCEFCLKGQQNQCLNMRFYGSAMPMPHIQGAFRQRLIAEAYQCHKVRDGISIHEAAMAEPFAVTLHGVHRAGALTDKRVLVTGCGPIGALAIIAARAHGAREIVATDVMDAVLQKALAVGADRVINVASDPDVLSAYSANKGYFDVQFEASGNERAVRSGLEALKPRSTVVQLGLGGDVSIPQNMVVAKEIEMKGTFRFHEEFGLAVDFINQRRVDLKPLLTGTFPLEEAVAAFEAAGDRSKSMKVQLAF; encoded by the coding sequence ATGAAAGCGGTTGTCATCCATGGAGCCAAGGACCTGCGGATCGAGGAACGGCAGGCGGAACAGCCCGGCCCGGGACAGGTCGATGTGGCGATCGAGGCAGGTGGCATCTGCGGCTCCGACCTGCATTATTACAATCACGGCGGCTTCGGCACGGTGCGGGTGCGCGAACCGATGATCCTCGGCCATGAGGTGGCCGGCACCATCAAGGCTCTGGGGGAGGGCGTTTCTCATCTGGCCGTCGGCGACCGCGTCGCCGTCTCGCCGAGCCGGCCCTGCAACCATTGCGAATTCTGCCTGAAGGGCCAGCAGAACCAGTGCCTGAACATGCGTTTTTATGGTTCCGCCATGCCCATGCCGCATATTCAGGGCGCGTTCCGCCAGCGCCTCATCGCCGAGGCATACCAGTGCCACAAGGTGCGCGATGGCATCTCCATCCATGAAGCGGCCATGGCCGAGCCATTCGCGGTCACATTGCACGGTGTCCACCGCGCCGGCGCATTGACCGACAAGCGGGTCCTGGTCACCGGATGCGGGCCGATCGGCGCGCTGGCTATCATCGCGGCCCGTGCCCATGGCGCCCGGGAAATCGTTGCGACCGACGTCATGGATGCGGTACTGCAAAAGGCGCTCGCCGTTGGTGCCGACCGGGTCATCAATGTCGCCAGCGACCCCGACGTGCTTTCCGCCTATTCGGCAAACAAGGGCTATTTCGACGTCCAGTTCGAAGCTTCTGGAAACGAAAGGGCTGTGCGTTCGGGTCTCGAAGCGCTGAAACCGCGCTCTACCGTGGTTCAACTCGGTCTCGGCGGCGATGTTTCCATTCCGCAGAATATGGTGGTCGCCAAGGAAATCGAAATGAAAGGCACTTTCCGTTTCCACGAGGAATTCGGACTTGCCGTCGATTTCATCAACCAGCGCCGGGTCGACCTGAAGCCGCTGCTGACCGGAACCTTCCCGTTGGAAGAGGCGGTCGCGGCTTTTGAGGCCGCCGGCGACAGAAGCAAATCGATGAAGGTCCAGCTGGCCTTCTGA
- a CDS encoding 4-carboxy-4-hydroxy-2-oxoadipate aldolase/oxaloacetate decarboxylase — protein sequence MIHIKDIAQRPDQADVDALAKFSPATIHEAQGRRGALSSRLKPVDYRMKLCGPAFTVKCAPRDNIMLQLAINYAKPGDIIVVSAGEYEEAGSFGDVLANACLAKGIGGLVTDTGVRDTLQLRDLGFPVFSLSVCIKGTVKETIAAVNDQVIVGGEIINPGDIIVGDADGLVVVRREEAQEAAKLSQAREDAEAGYIEAYKQGKSVIEVSKLEAVLKAKGLVVDI from the coding sequence ATGATCCACATTAAAGATATCGCGCAGCGTCCGGACCAGGCGGATGTCGACGCTCTTGCCAAATTCTCTCCCGCCACGATCCATGAGGCGCAGGGACGTCGCGGCGCTTTGTCCTCGCGGCTGAAGCCCGTCGATTATCGCATGAAGCTGTGCGGCCCGGCTTTCACGGTCAAATGCGCGCCGCGCGACAACATCATGCTGCAGCTTGCCATCAACTACGCCAAGCCGGGCGACATCATCGTCGTTTCCGCCGGTGAATATGAAGAAGCCGGTTCGTTCGGCGACGTTCTCGCCAACGCCTGCCTCGCAAAAGGCATCGGCGGCCTGGTGACCGACACCGGCGTGCGCGACACGCTGCAGCTGCGGGATCTCGGCTTCCCCGTCTTCTCGCTCAGTGTCTGCATCAAGGGCACTGTCAAGGAAACCATTGCCGCGGTTAATGATCAGGTCATCGTTGGCGGCGAAATCATCAATCCGGGCGATATCATCGTCGGTGACGCCGACGGGCTGGTTGTCGTGAGACGCGAGGAAGCACAGGAAGCCGCAAAGCTTTCGCAGGCCCGCGAAGATGCCGAGGCCGGTTACATCGAAGCCTACAAGCAGGGCAAGTCGGTGATCGAGGTCAGCAAGCTCGAGGCGGTGCTGAAAGCCAAGGGCCTCGTGGTCGATATCTGA